In one window of Camelina sativa cultivar DH55 chromosome 15, Cs, whole genome shotgun sequence DNA:
- the LOC104747703 gene encoding uncharacterized protein LOC104747703, with amino-acid sequence MNIKMGKLWGISISLILVNLATMMQRADEKLIPSVAKEVKETFNADLSDIGYLSFIRNIVQGLASPLAGLFVISYDRPTVFAIGSFCWVLSTYAVGAXXXXXXFFFFFFFDNFIQVTLGVAVNGFGHAIVYPVLQSIIADSFNDSSRGFGFGLWGLIGTVGAIFGSVLATVMAGHDFLGIPGWRCAFILMATMSAIIGVLVFLFVTDPRKKKSSSFVSHDHERDDELTVHKTKNYDAATIMSSVWTESWVAIKDETKLRTFQIIVLQGTVGSVPWTAMVFFTMWFELIGFDHDQAAILNGIFATGQAIGSLVGGIIADKMSHVFPNSGRLICAQFSVFMGAIFSIVLLRMIPQSVDSYYIFLVTLFLMGLTITWCGPAINSPILAEIVPPKHRTMIYAFDRALEGSLSSFGAPLVGIMSEKMFGFESNGTDLIKDSGRAAEALSKGIMCMMALPFGLCCLCYTPLHFLFQKDRKIAKTSSSRKIEMI; translated from the exons ATGAACATCAA AATGGGTAAGCTTTGGGGAATCTCTATTTCTCTCATCCTCGTAAACTTAGCGACGATGATGCAACGAGCAGACGAAAAACTCATTCCTTCGGTTGccaaagaagtgaaagaaacGTTCAATGCAGACCTCTCTGATATTGGATACCTCTCATTTATAAGAAACATTGTTCAAGGACTTGCCTCGCCTTTAGCCGGTTTATTTGTCATCAGTTATGACCGTCCAACAGTTTTCGCAATTGGTAGTTTCTGTTGGGTCTTGTCAACTTATGCAGTTGGAGCTANNNNNNNNNNNNNNNNttttttttttttttttttttttgacaacttcaTCCAG GTTACGCTTGGTGTAGCAGTCAACGGGTTTGGACATGCGATTGTTTACCCAGTGCTTCAGTCGATAATTGCGGATAGCTTTAATGATAGTTCgagaggttttggttttggtttatggGGTCTCATTGGTACGGTTGGAGCTATATTTGGAAGCGTCTTGGCAACAGTCATGGCTGGTCATGATTTCTTGGGGATCCCAGGATGGCGCTGTGCCTTTATATTGATGGCAACGATGAGTGCGATCATCGGGgttcttgtttttctctttgtcaCCGACCCGCGGAAAAAGAAAAGTAGCAGCTTTGTTTCTCATGATCATGAACG AGATGATGAACTAACGGTTCATAAAACAAAGAACTATGATGCTGCAACAATAATGAGCTCGGTTTGGACGGAATCCTGGGTGGCCATAAAAGATGAAACCAAATTACGAACATTTCAGATCATCGTATTGCAAGGAACCGTGGGTTCGGTGCCATGGACTGCGATGGTTTTCTTCACAATGTGGTTCGAACTCATTG GTTTTGATCATGACCAGGCGGCTATCCTAAACGGAATATTTGCCACCGGACAAGCAATAGGATCATTGGTCGGGGGAATAATTGCAGACAAAATGTCTCATGTGTTTCCAAACTCGGGCAGATTGATTTGCGCACAGTTCAGCGTTTTCATGGGAGCTATATTCTCCATTGTTCTTCTAAGAATGATCCCACAGTCCGTTGACAGCTACTACATCTTCTTGGTCACTCTCTTTCTAATGGGTCTCACCATAACTTGGTGTGGACCGGCCATTAACTCTCCAATCTTAGCTGAGATCGTTCCTCCTAAGCATCGAACCATGATCTATGCCTTTGATCGTGCACTCGAAGGGTCTTTGTCTTCGTTTGGTGCTCCTTTGGTTGGGATTATGTCGGAGAAAATGTTTGGATTTGAGTCAAATGGAACTGATCTTATTAAAGATTCTGGTCGTGCTGCTGAGGCGTTGTCCAAAGGGATCATGTGCATGATGGCTCTCCCCTTTGGATTGTGTTGTCTTTGTTACACACcgttacattttctttttcagaaaGATCGAAAAATCGCTAAAACTTCGAGTTCAAGGAAAATAGAGATGATATGA